A portion of the Pseudarthrobacter sp. L1SW genome contains these proteins:
- a CDS encoding SCO4226 family nickel-binding protein: MPEFMDVHHNMVGITKEALQEAHNADLAIQDDESVDFKSAWADPESGFVYCLSEAPSADAVRRIHERAGHPADEVHPVPIKV; encoded by the coding sequence ATGCCGGAATTCATGGACGTCCACCACAATATGGTCGGAATCACCAAGGAGGCCCTCCAGGAGGCCCACAACGCGGACCTTGCCATTCAAGACGACGAGAGCGTGGACTTCAAATCGGCTTGGGCCGATCCCGAATCAGGTTTTGTCTACTGCCTGTCAGAAGCCCCCTCTGCTGACGCTGTGCGGCGTATCCATGAGCGCGCGGGCCACCCCGCAGACGAAGTGCATCCTGTTCCGATCAAGGTCTGA